One window of the Bacteroidales bacterium genome contains the following:
- a CDS encoding bifunctional riboflavin kinase/FAD synthetase — MQIVENINELSEKIKGGTCVTVGTFDGVHRGHGEILKYLKFVSEKNNLHSIVFTFGSHPRNIVSSGKEDVKILTDINEKAELISEYGIDFLFVQNFTTDFSSLSAEQFVEDFLVEKLKLKNLVIGHDHFFGKGRVGNFDLLNNLSNKFSFNLFQIAAVCNSGFDISSTKIRKSLLSGDIAFANEMLGYKYFLSGSVSKGYNLGNKLGFPTANIELSCKEKLIPVSGVYIVNVFYKSKVFQGLLNIGTRPTFNGQKMQVEVHLFDFNENIYGEQLKIELLLFLRSEKKFSSSEELVMQIRKDRDSAFKYFGRTC; from the coding sequence ATGCAGATTGTTGAAAATATAAATGAGTTGTCCGAAAAGATTAAAGGGGGCACATGTGTTACGGTAGGAACATTTGATGGCGTTCATCGGGGACATGGCGAAATTTTGAAATATTTGAAATTTGTCTCTGAAAAAAACAATCTACATTCTATAGTGTTTACATTTGGCTCTCATCCTAGGAATATTGTTAGCTCAGGAAAAGAAGATGTGAAAATTCTTACCGATATAAACGAAAAAGCTGAGCTAATCAGCGAATATGGGATAGATTTTTTGTTTGTACAAAATTTTACAACTGATTTTTCTTCGCTTTCTGCAGAGCAATTTGTGGAGGATTTTTTAGTTGAAAAATTAAAATTGAAAAATTTAGTTATCGGACATGACCATTTTTTTGGAAAAGGTAGAGTTGGTAATTTTGATTTGTTGAATAATTTAAGTAATAAATTTTCTTTTAATCTTTTTCAAATAGCGGCTGTTTGTAATTCTGGCTTTGATATAAGTTCTACAAAAATTAGAAAATCTTTGTTGTCGGGCGATATTGCCTTTGCAAACGAGATGCTTGGATACAAATATTTTTTGTCAGGCTCTGTTTCAAAAGGTTATAATTTAGGCAATAAACTTGGCTTTCCAACAGCAAATATTGAGCTTTCATGCAAGGAAAAATTAATACCCGTATCGGGAGTGTATATCGTAAATGTTTTTTATAAATCAAAAGTATTTCAAGGATTGCTGAACATTGGAACTAGACCCACTTTTAATGGGCAAAAAATGCAAGTAGAAGTTCATTTGTTTGATTTTAATGAAAATATTTATGGTGAGCAGTTAAAAATAGAATTATTGTTGTTTTTAAGAAGTGAAAAAAAATTCTCATCATCAGAGGAATTGGTGATGCAGATTCGGAAAGACAGAGATAGTG
- a CDS encoding sodium-translocating pyrophosphatase, whose protein sequence is MKKTILFISTLIGIPFAALAGEANLVIPDGMSNSTILYWGFLITLAGMLFGLYQFVKVKKLKAHRSMLDVAHVIFETSKTYLLKQGKFLILLFIFIGAAVAFYFGFLSEGFGFSGVMMILGWTIVGILGSYAVAWFGIRMNTLANSRMAFASLERKPIKLLNIPLNAGMSIGVMLISLELTIMLIILMFVPGQYAGASFIGFAIGESLGASALRIAGGIFTKIADIGSDLMKVIFKIGEDDPRNPGTIADCVGDNAGDSVGPTADGFETYGVTGVALVSFILLAISNVDYQLQLLTWIFVMRILMIVTSILSFGINNVISKAKYQKADDLDFEKPLTSLVWLTSILSIIVTFIVSYMVIGDLPNNLWITLSVIISAGTLGAALIPEFTKIFTSPKSAHVKEVVESSSRGGASLNILSGLVSGNFSAFWQGLVFVALMAIAYFASGYGLEEIMVYPSIFAFGLVAFGMLGMGPVTIAVDSYGPVTDNAQSIYELSLIEEIPNIKEEVEKDFGFKPDFEKSKYYLEANDGAGNTFKATAKPVLIGTAVVGATTMIFSLILVIKEALGVDPETILSILNPYSILGFILGGAVIYWFSGASIQAVTTGAGRAVDYIKKNINLDPNAEKKASPEKSKQVVSICTSFAQKGMFNIFIVIFFFALGIAFLSAPGSNGYNAPVSMFVSYLISIALFGLFQAIFMANAGGAWDNAKKVIEVDMKEKGTELHAASVVGDTVGDPFKDTSSVSLNPIIKFTTLFGLLAMEIAISDSFISISKYIGAICIVIALIFVYRSFFSMRLNK, encoded by the coding sequence ATGAAAAAAACAATATTGTTCATATCAACATTAATAGGAATTCCGTTTGCTGCACTAGCTGGCGAAGCTAACTTAGTAATTCCTGATGGAATGTCAAATTCCACAATTTTATATTGGGGCTTTCTAATCACATTAGCAGGAATGCTATTTGGATTATATCAATTTGTCAAAGTAAAAAAATTGAAGGCACACCGCTCCATGCTAGATGTTGCGCATGTAATATTTGAAACTAGCAAAACATACTTATTAAAACAGGGGAAATTTTTAATATTATTATTTATTTTTATTGGTGCTGCTGTTGCTTTTTACTTTGGCTTTCTATCGGAAGGATTTGGCTTTAGTGGCGTAATGATGATATTAGGCTGGACAATTGTTGGGATTTTAGGCTCATACGCTGTAGCATGGTTTGGAATCCGCATGAATACTCTAGCTAACTCTCGTATGGCTTTTGCGTCATTAGAACGAAAACCAATAAAGCTTTTAAATATTCCATTAAATGCAGGAATGAGTATTGGAGTTATGCTAATTAGCCTTGAACTCACAATAATGCTTATAATCCTAATGTTTGTACCCGGACAATATGCTGGTGCAAGTTTTATAGGCTTTGCAATTGGAGAATCTCTTGGAGCTTCAGCACTTAGAATTGCTGGTGGTATATTTACAAAAATTGCAGACATTGGCTCTGACCTTATGAAAGTAATTTTTAAAATTGGAGAAGATGACCCAAGAAATCCTGGCACCATAGCTGATTGTGTTGGCGATAATGCTGGCGACAGCGTAGGACCCACCGCTGACGGATTTGAAACTTACGGAGTAACTGGTGTTGCACTTGTTTCATTCATTCTACTTGCAATCTCAAATGTTGATTATCAACTGCAATTATTAACATGGATTTTTGTAATGCGTATTCTAATGATTGTTACGTCTATCCTATCTTTTGGAATTAACAATGTAATTAGCAAAGCAAAATATCAAAAAGCAGACGACCTCGACTTTGAAAAACCACTTACAAGCTTAGTTTGGCTAACATCAATTCTTTCAATTATTGTAACGTTTATTGTTAGCTACATGGTAATTGGCGATTTACCTAATAATTTATGGATTACATTAAGTGTTATCATTTCTGCAGGTACTTTAGGAGCCGCGTTAATTCCTGAGTTTACAAAAATTTTTACAAGTCCCAAATCAGCTCATGTTAAAGAGGTAGTTGAATCATCTAGTAGAGGAGGAGCTTCTTTAAACATCTTATCAGGACTCGTTTCTGGAAACTTTAGTGCTTTTTGGCAAGGATTAGTTTTTGTAGCACTTATGGCTATAGCTTATTTTGCAAGTGGCTATGGATTAGAAGAAATAATGGTTTACCCTTCAATTTTCGCATTTGGTCTTGTTGCTTTTGGAATGCTTGGCATGGGACCTGTTACTATTGCCGTTGACAGCTACGGACCTGTTACTGACAATGCTCAATCAATATATGAACTTTCTCTTATTGAAGAAATTCCGAACATTAAAGAAGAAGTTGAAAAAGATTTTGGTTTTAAGCCTGATTTTGAGAAATCAAAATACTACTTAGAAGCAAATGATGGAGCTGGAAACACATTTAAAGCAACAGCAAAGCCTGTGTTAATAGGCACAGCCGTTGTTGGAGCTACCACAATGATTTTCTCTCTGATATTAGTTATTAAAGAAGCTTTAGGTGTAGATCCTGAAACAATTCTAAGCATTTTAAATCCTTATTCTATTCTTGGATTTATATTGGGTGGAGCTGTTATATACTGGTTCTCTGGCGCTTCTATTCAGGCTGTAACAACTGGTGCCGGACGTGCTGTTGATTACATAAAGAAAAACATAAACCTCGACCCGAATGCTGAGAAAAAAGCAAGTCCTGAAAAATCAAAGCAAGTTGTGTCTATATGCACCAGCTTTGCACAAAAAGGAATGTTTAATATTTTTATCGTTATTTTCTTTTTCGCATTAGGTATTGCGTTTTTATCAGCTCCTGGCAGCAATGGATATAATGCTCCCGTTTCTATGTTTGTTAGCTACTTAATTTCTATTGCACTATTTGGATTATTTCAAGCTATATTTATGGCTAACGCAGGTGGAGCTTGGGATAATGCTAAAAAAGTTATTGAAGTTGATATGAAAGAAAAAGGAACCGAACTACATGCTGCCTCCGTTGTAGGCGACACTGTAGGCGATCCATTCAAAGATACATCTTCCGTTTCTTTAAATCCTATTATTAAGTTTACTACATTATTTGGACTTCTAGCAATGGAAATTGCAATAAGCGACTCATTTATCAGTATATCTAAATATATTGGTGCTATTTGTATTGTTATTGCACTAATATTTGTTTACCGCTCATTCTTTTCTATGAGATTAAATAAATAA
- a CDS encoding ATP-binding protein: MINEVEFALKKRISEGESQILDFKFALNDSRKIARSMSAFSNTDGGSLLLGVKDNGVIAGIRSEEEFYMAEMAASMYCKPEITFKSVLYDIDKKEVLEIIISPKKEVLTLAPNEQNTYVAYIRHNDANYIAGKIYENVWRKRKSKRNRNISINEYHRAVIELIDIKKVVSINQIMQKLDLKKTVAEALVEQLILFGIADFVFTENGVMYGLKTQ, encoded by the coding sequence ATGATAAATGAAGTTGAATTTGCTTTGAAAAAGCGTATTTCTGAGGGTGAAAGCCAAATTCTTGATTTTAAATTTGCTCTAAACGACAGTCGCAAAATTGCTCGTAGCATGTCGGCTTTTTCAAACACAGACGGAGGTTCTCTATTGCTTGGAGTGAAAGATAATGGCGTTATTGCTGGTATCCGTAGCGAAGAGGAATTTTATATGGCGGAAATGGCTGCCAGTATGTATTGTAAGCCAGAAATAACTTTTAAAAGCGTTTTGTATGATATTGATAAAAAAGAAGTTTTAGAAATAATTATTTCGCCTAAAAAAGAAGTTCTCACTCTCGCACCAAATGAGCAAAACACTTATGTAGCGTATATAAGACATAATGATGCAAATTATATTGCAGGTAAAATTTATGAAAATGTTTGGCGTAAAAGAAAATCGAAACGCAATCGAAACATAAGCATTAATGAGTATCACAGAGCAGTAATAGAATTGATAGACATAAAAAAAGTGGTGTCAATTAATCAAATAATGCAAAAATTAGATTTGAAAAAGACAGTGGCAGAAGCCCTCGTAGAACAGTTGATTTTATTTGGAATTGCTGATTTTGTATTTACTGAAAACGGAGTGATGTATGGCTTAAAAACGCAATAA